One part of the Clostridium thermosuccinogenes genome encodes these proteins:
- the recN gene encoding DNA repair protein RecN, with protein sequence MLVQLEIRNIALIDHVSIELAGGLNVLSGETGAGKSIIIDSINAILGGRVSKDIIRTGKEKAMVEAVFQVDAERVRDLLEGYGIEPEEDNTLVVSREFNIHGKSICRINGKMATVSMLRELGERIIDVHGQYDNQSLLRTENHIKLLDSFGGEHIEKLKLEYAQALQKYKSICNRIKELSGNSGERERRIDLLKYQIDEIRKAGLKIGEEEELNKQRLLLSNSEKVLGALSKAYELLYTGVDGSMSASDGINEAIQCISTVANLDVKYESISKKLEDLYYQLEDAAEEIRSERDKVEYNPELLESIDERIDLIFRLKKKYGQSIRDILEYCEKIEQELEEIISSEEIIKKLQSQMKEADNELYALSCKLNEERHKAAQILEDRIGNELDDLEMKKAKFKVDILFDQEPDSSRHRPYNSSGLNHVEFLISPNAGEPLKPLSKIASGGEMSRVMLAIKNILANVDSMPTLIFDEIDTGISGRAAQKVGEKLSYISKKHQVICVTHLAQIACMADSHYLIEKVSDDVSTETRVVKLEGKAVDNEIARILGGASISDTTLKYAKELLQNARKFKKSACI encoded by the coding sequence GTGCTTGTACAGCTGGAAATTAGGAATATTGCCCTTATAGACCATGTGAGTATTGAACTGGCGGGCGGTTTAAATGTTTTAAGTGGTGAAACCGGCGCAGGCAAATCGATAATAATCGATTCCATAAATGCCATTCTCGGCGGAAGGGTTTCAAAGGACATCATAAGGACAGGCAAGGAAAAAGCTATGGTGGAAGCTGTTTTTCAGGTGGATGCCGAAAGGGTGAGGGACCTCCTGGAAGGCTACGGCATAGAGCCGGAAGAGGACAATACCCTCGTGGTCTCAAGAGAGTTCAACATCCACGGAAAAAGCATATGCCGGATAAACGGCAAAATGGCTACCGTTTCTATGCTCAGAGAGCTGGGGGAAAGGATTATTGATGTTCACGGACAGTACGACAACCAATCTCTTTTGAGAACGGAAAACCACATAAAGCTTCTGGATTCTTTCGGAGGAGAGCATATAGAGAAATTAAAGCTGGAATACGCACAAGCGCTTCAGAAGTATAAGTCCATATGCAACAGAATAAAGGAGCTCAGTGGAAATTCAGGGGAAAGGGAGCGAAGAATCGACCTTCTTAAATATCAGATAGATGAGATACGAAAAGCCGGCCTCAAGATTGGTGAGGAGGAAGAATTGAACAAGCAGAGGCTTTTGCTGTCCAACTCCGAGAAGGTGCTGGGAGCATTGTCGAAAGCTTATGAGCTGCTTTACACGGGAGTTGACGGAAGCATGTCAGCATCGGACGGGATAAATGAGGCTATTCAATGCATAAGCACTGTAGCCAATCTGGATGTTAAGTACGAGTCCATTTCCAAAAAGCTTGAGGATTTGTATTACCAACTGGAAGACGCTGCGGAGGAGATACGCAGCGAAAGGGATAAGGTGGAATATAATCCTGAACTCCTGGAGAGCATTGATGAGAGAATTGACCTGATTTTCAGGCTGAAGAAAAAATATGGACAAAGCATAAGGGATATATTGGAGTATTGTGAGAAAATAGAACAGGAACTGGAGGAGATCATCAGCAGTGAAGAAATAATCAAGAAGCTTCAAAGCCAGATGAAAGAAGCAGATAATGAACTGTATGCTTTGTCATGCAAATTGAATGAAGAACGGCATAAAGCAGCACAGATTTTGGAAGACAGGATTGGCAATGAGCTGGATGATCTGGAGATGAAAAAGGCTAAATTTAAAGTGGACATACTGTTTGACCAGGAGCCGGATTCATCCAGACATAGGCCATATAACAGCAGCGGTCTTAATCATGTGGAATTTTTGATCTCACCCAATGCCGGTGAACCATTAAAGCCGCTATCCAAAATAGCTTCCGGTGGTGAGATGTCCAGAGTCATGCTGGCTATAAAGAATATACTGGCTAATGTCGACAGCATGCCTACATTGATTTTTGATGAGATCGATACGGGGATAAGCGGACGCGCTGCGCAGAAGGTAGGCGAAAAGCTTTCCTATATATCCAAAAAACATCAGGTTATATGTGTAACTCACCTGGCTCAAATAGCATGCATGGCTGATTCCCATTACCTTATAGAGAAGGTGTCCGATGATGTGAGCACCGAAACCCGGGTGGTCAAGCTGGAAGGAAAGGCAGTGGATAATGAAATAGCCCGCATTCTGGGAGGTGCGAGCATATCGGATACGACATTGAAATATGCAAAAGAGCTGCTTCAAAATGCTCGAAAATTTAAAAAATCCGCTTGTATTTAA